Proteins co-encoded in one Aspergillus luchuensis IFO 4308 DNA, chromosome 6, nearly complete sequence genomic window:
- a CDS encoding uncharacterized protein (COG:S;~EggNog:ENOG410PIZ7;~TransMembrane:1 (i35-54o)) gives MMTVPDNSHAPDGADRIIKSRSSASKPSKRGTIRWTVGLVVRLCIWYALLTPFLRCPSQLSDLTDSSPRVCKPYLVARSYVEPHVMPYYNAYGAPYVETARPYVQVLNEKVYAPTSRLVKHGYERFGAPALDKAQLYGQQQWETIVVPQLQSAKDRANGLYQSQVYPHVQTVEAALSPSFQRANGAIKSAYGDYLLPFGAKYRPFIGKTYTAGQDMLTTTVLPYAQNSWSAAIYFIHSTLWPRVTGVYSQNVEPQLVKIGERLASYREEKRLRQVAEEVESASQQASFLTAPKATEVDDLTTSSTTEQATATPTLSPTEQAAKARNSIENDLRTWQQKFAVAAEKGLEDLEERLQEIVDGFIGSGVRAHGESLATALEAVVDNELLALKRHINNLAESLPKEDVPQEEQAATNELFGNIKEAAVSIRDRAHALREWRHSFDQELTRRVSFAINSTLDVLDSVRDLGLQEVGMRWAWMDGVTYKDWARYHALKAQFEEWKDEFLEFGLQHAKLEEARAVADEILSHGMEVAEAAAKELTRLRDVGKWKIAAREASDDFDARSEPPPSLPKPSRAPEPVVDEEGLADESADAERPDGTVFAYDAASRAANDGSDGDEESMADDEEHASPQANGGLPSEFESTSPLDNDQNADELKGAWGVAAADVRTPSEGETPQASGPPLSAEQQQAVADLISGLLVDKDSAYAEEIMNKLHSIYGTPAPTPEPSVAFDDASDEVSDFDAEATNAPFPESEEPIHETDEASNASSEADFESSAIVDDEDNNEEVQDAPESLSEEIEIEEVEEDSPMDDVESSSATLASSASSVVSEAEETIIPETTPAGEDNSAEEL, from the exons ATGATGACCGTTCCGGATAATAGCCACGCCCCGGATGGGGCCGATCGGATAATAAAATCCAGGAGCAGTGCTTCCAAGCCAAGCAAACGAGGAACTATCCGGTGGACAGTTGGGCTGGTGGTGCG GCTCTGTATCTGGTATGCTCTTCTTACGCCATTCCTGCGCTGCCCTTCTCAGCTCTCCGACCTTACGGATTCCTCGCCGCGAGTATGCAAACCATACCTTGTTGCTCGCTCCTATGTCGAGCCCCATGTGATGCCGTACTATAACGCTTATGGCGCGCCATATGTCGAGACAGCGCGCCCATACGTGCAGGTTCTCAATGAGAAAGTCTACGCGCCCACTTCGCGCCTCGTCAAGCACGGATATGAGAGATTTGGGGCACCCGCTTTGGATAAAGCCCAGCTTTATGGCCAGCAGCAGTGGGAGACGATTGTCGTCCCACAGTTGCAGTCCGCTAAGGACAGAGCAAATGGCTTGTACCAATCTCAAGTATATCCCCATGTTCAAACCGTCGAGGCGGCCCTGTCACCATCCTTCCAAAGAGCCAACGGCGCGATCAAGTCTGCATATGGAGATTACCTTCTCCCATTCGGCGCAAAGTATAGGCCTTTCATCGGTAAGACCTATACAGCGGGCCAGGATATGCTGACTACAACCGTACTCCCTTATGCGCAAAACTCATGGTCGGCGGCTATCTACTTCATTCATAGTACATTATGGCCCAGAGTCACCGGAGTCTACTCTCAGAATGTCGAGCCTCAGCTAGTTAAGATCGGAGAAAGACTGGCAAGTTACcgtgaggagaagaggttgcGACAGGTTGCagaggaagtggagag TGCATCTCAACAAGCATCGTTTCTCACTGCACCGAAGGCTACTGAGGTGGACGACTTGACGACGTCGTCCACAACCGAGCAAGCTACCGCAACGCCTACGCTGTCGCCAACTGAACAAGCTGCGAAAGCACGCAATAGCATCGAGAATGACCTGCGCACCTGGCAACAAAAGTTTGCCGTTGCTGCAGAGAAGGGGCTCGAGGATCTTGAAGAGCGCTTACAGGAGATAGTCGACGGGTTCATTGGAAGTGGCGTTCGCGCACATGGAGAAAGCTTGGCGACCGCATTGGAGGCCGTTGTTGACAACGAGCTTCTAGCTCTTAAGCGTCATATCAACAACCTCGCCGAGTCCTTGCCCAAAGAAGACGTGCCACAAGAGGAGCAGGCAGCGACAAACGAGCTTTTCGGAAACATCAAGGAAGCCGCAGTGTCTATCCGGGACCGTGCTCATGCCCTTCGAGAATGGCGCCATTCCTTCGACCAAGAGCTTACAAGGCGCGTTTCTTTCGCAATCAACTCTACACTCGATGTCTTGGATAGCGTTCGTGATCTTGGACTTCAAGAGGTCGGCATGCGTTGggcctggatggatggtgttaCCTACAAGGATTGGGCTAGGTACCATGCATTGAAGGCGCAGTtcgaggaatggaaggatgaGTTCTTGGAATTTGGCCTTCAGCATGCGAAGCTTGAGGAAGCGAGAGCAGTAGCGGATGAGATCTTGTCGCACGGAATGGAAGTTGCTGAGGCCGCCGCCAAGGAGCTGACCCGGCTGAGGGACGTTGGCAAGTGGAAGATCGCTGCCAGGGAAGCAAGCGATGACTTTGACGCCAGATCTGAGCCTCCGCCTTCGTTGCCTAAGCCTAGCCGTGCCCCCGAGCCtgttgtggatgaagaaggactGGCAGATGAGTCAGCCGATGCTGAGCGTCCGGATGGGACTGTCTTTGCTTATGATGCTGCCTCTCGGGCCGCGAATGACGGATCTGACGGCGACGAGGAGAGTAtggcagatgatgaggagcaCGCCTCGCCCCAGGCTAACGGTGGATTGCCTTCGGAATTCGAGTCGACTAGCCCTTTGGACAATGACCAGAATGCCGATGAGCTGAAGGGGGCATGGGGAGTAGCCGCGGCTGATGTGAGAACCCCGTCGGAAGGCGAAACACCACAGGCTTCTGGTCCCCCATTGTCGGCTGAGCAGCAACAGGCTGTTGCGGATCTCATCTCGGGTCTACTTGTGGACAAAGACTCTGCCTACGCTGAAGAGATCATGAACAAGCTGCACTCAATTTACGGGACTCCAGCGCCAACACCAGAGCCTTCTGTAGCATTTGACGACGCTTCTGATGAGGTCAGTGATTTCGATGCAGAGGCTACGAATGCCCCCTTCCCGGAATCTGAAGAGCCTATTCACGAAACCGATGAAGCGTCGAATGCATCATCCGAAGCAGACTTCGAGTCTAGTGCTATcgtcgacgacgaggatAACAACGAAGAGGTGCAAGACGCCCCCGAGTCACTCTCCGAGGAAATCGAGATAGAGGAGGTCGAAGAGGACTCGCCCATGGATGACGTTGAATCGTCCTCCGCAACTCTGGCTTCCAGTGCCAGCAGTGTTGTATCCGAGGCTGAGGAAACCATCATCCCTGAAACAACCCCAGCCGGCGAAGACAACTCTGCAGAGGAGTTGTAA
- a CDS encoding SND2/TMEM208 family protein (BUSCO:EOG092658ZO;~COG:S;~EggNog:ENOG410PQTC;~InterPro:IPR008506;~PFAM:PF05620;~TransMembrane:2 (i21-38o114-132i)), giving the protein MAQKAAKTLAARNASLLTRTHLISAALHILFLTLHWLFNRPRSLTPYFTLACPTLLIEFYLERLGRPVYNPADGSLRSPGEDLGAAGLTEYMWDVLYWTWGCLGAACLFGDRAWWLWVVVPVYSVWLAYSTFMGMKSGLAGMGGAGAGQEQGGGAAESKRQKKMEKRGARGVQYR; this is encoded by the exons ATGGCTCAA AAAGCCGCCAAAACCCTCGCCGCGCGCAACGCGTCCCTCCTCACCCGCACCCATCTCATCAGTGCCGCCCTGCACATCCTCTTCCTAACCCTCCACTGGCTCTTCAACCGCCCCCGCTCCCTAACACCCTACTTCACACTCGCCTGCCCGACCCTTCTCATCGAATTCTACCTTGAACGCCTCGGCCGCCCGGTCTACAACCCCGCTGATGGATCCCTCCGCTCTCCCGGCGAGGATCTCGGCGCCGCAGGACTAACGGAATACATGTGGGACGTGCTGTACTGGACGTGGGGATGTCTTGGAGCTGCCTGCTTGTTTGGGGACCGtgcttggtggttgtgggtCGTCGTGCCGGTGTATTCGGTCTGGTTAGCGTATAGTACCTTTATGGGCATGAAGAGTGGGTTGGCGGGGATGGGAGGTGCGGGTGCCGGGCAGGAGCAGGGAGGAGGTGCGGCGGAGAGtaagaggcagaagaagatggagaagaggggtgCTAGGGGGGTGCAGTATCGGTGA